A single region of the Gemmatimonas sp. UBA7669 genome encodes:
- a CDS encoding glycogen synthase produces MRVLFVAAEVAPFVKTGGLADVAGALPAALTALGHDVRVIMPRYRALRARSEPMAGPVAATFLPIGERAEEMRLYTGALGEVPVYFLDIPAAFERDAIYGERDDIRRFTLFARGVLAAMQHLREVDGWSPDVVHGHDWHAALVINYLRTYYAYTFGHIASVFTIHNLAYQGQGHPDLLGVAGLTEGGLIENGMGPGIAGSFNCMARGIAFADVVSTVSPRYAHEILSMEYGERLDGLLRHRQDRVAGILNGIDTQQYDPSTDVHLAAPFGANHMEGKAACKADLQARCGLPVDATRPLLGVVSRLAEQKGFVLLEAVLPWLLRETDAQLVLLGSGDARLEGVLHQVAAQHGDRVAVRTGFDVALAQKIYAGSDAFLMPSRFEPCGLGQMIALRYGSVPIVRATGGLADTVREGLDGNGFVFHPFDARHFQEAMARALASFRDTDGWAQLRERGMRADHSWAQSARRYVELYEWARALRRR; encoded by the coding sequence ATGCGAGTTCTCTTCGTGGCGGCCGAAGTCGCCCCGTTCGTGAAGACCGGCGGCCTGGCCGATGTGGCCGGTGCCCTGCCTGCAGCACTCACGGCACTTGGGCACGACGTGCGTGTCATCATGCCGCGCTACCGGGCCCTGCGCGCCCGCTCCGAACCGATGGCCGGTCCGGTTGCCGCCACCTTCCTGCCCATTGGTGAACGTGCCGAGGAGATGCGCTTGTACACCGGTGCGCTGGGTGAGGTGCCCGTGTACTTCCTCGATATCCCCGCGGCGTTCGAACGCGATGCCATCTATGGTGAGCGCGACGACATTCGCCGCTTTACGCTCTTTGCGCGTGGCGTGCTGGCGGCCATGCAGCATCTGCGCGAAGTCGATGGCTGGTCACCCGATGTCGTGCACGGCCACGACTGGCATGCGGCGCTGGTCATCAACTATCTCCGCACCTACTACGCCTATACGTTCGGCCACATCGCGTCGGTGTTCACCATTCACAACCTCGCCTATCAGGGGCAGGGGCACCCCGATCTGCTGGGCGTGGCGGGCCTCACCGAAGGCGGACTGATCGAAAACGGCATGGGGCCGGGTATCGCCGGCAGTTTCAACTGCATGGCGCGTGGCATTGCCTTTGCCGATGTCGTCAGCACTGTGAGTCCACGCTACGCCCACGAAATCCTCAGCATGGAGTATGGCGAGCGGCTCGACGGGCTGTTGCGTCATCGGCAGGACAGAGTGGCCGGCATACTCAATGGCATCGACACGCAGCAATACGACCCGTCCACTGACGTGCACCTCGCCGCGCCCTTTGGTGCCAACCACATGGAGGGCAAGGCCGCCTGCAAGGCCGACCTGCAGGCACGCTGCGGTTTGCCGGTTGACGCAACACGCCCGCTGCTTGGCGTGGTGTCACGACTTGCCGAGCAAAAGGGCTTCGTGCTGCTCGAAGCGGTGCTCCCCTGGCTGTTGCGCGAAACGGACGCCCAACTGGTGTTGCTCGGCAGCGGGGACGCGCGCCTTGAGGGGGTGCTGCACCAGGTGGCGGCGCAGCACGGAGACCGCGTGGCCGTGCGCACGGGGTTCGACGTCGCGCTGGCCCAGAAGATCTACGCAGGCAGCGACGCCTTCCTCATGCCCTCGCGCTTCGAACCCTGTGGCCTCGGGCAGATGATCGCGCTGCGGTACGGCAGTGTGCCCATAGTGCGTGCCACTGGTGGTCTGGCCGACACCGTGCGCGAGGGGCTCGATGGCAATGGCTTCGTGTTTCACCCGTTCGATGCGCGCCACTTTCAGGAGGCCATGGCGCGCGCGCTTGCGAGCTTCCGGGACACGGACGGCTGGGCACAACTCCGTGAGCGCGGCATGCGTGCCGATCATTCATGGGCGCAGTCCGCGCGTCGCTATGTGGAACTCTATGAATGGGCGCGTGCGTTGCGGCGTCGCTGA
- the glgC gene encoding glucose-1-phosphate adenylyltransferase: MTSSRGTLARSSMAYVLAGGRGSRLYELTDRRAKPAVYFGGKTRIIDFALSNAINSGIRRIGVATQYKAHSLIRHLQRGWNFLRPERNESFDILPASQRVSETQWYDGTADAVYQNLDIIESYHPEYMVILAGDHVYKMDYELMLQQHVNEDADVTVGVLEVPRKEASGFGVMQVDAHDRIVHFLEKPADPPGIPGAPQLSLASMGIYVFRTRFLFDLLKRDAADPHSSRDFGKDLIPYVVRHGKAVAHRFRDSCVKADTEGEAYWRDVGTVDAYWEANIDLTSVVPALDLYDHEWPIWTYAEITPPAKFVHNEEGRRGQALSSLVSGGCIISGSSLNRSLLFTGVRVHSYSQLEGAVLQPYVEVGRGAQLRNVVVDRGVLIPPGLVVGEDPESDAIRFRRSPKGTVLITQSMIDRLLESP; encoded by the coding sequence ATGACGTCGTCCCGCGGCACCCTGGCGCGCTCGTCCATGGCCTATGTTCTGGCCGGCGGGCGTGGCTCCCGCCTGTACGAGCTCACCGACCGGCGGGCCAAGCCGGCCGTGTACTTCGGCGGCAAGACGCGCATCATCGACTTTGCGCTTTCCAACGCCATCAACAGCGGCATCCGCCGCATCGGCGTGGCCACGCAATACAAGGCGCACAGTCTCATCCGCCATCTGCAGCGCGGCTGGAACTTTCTGCGGCCCGAACGCAACGAGAGCTTCGACATTCTCCCGGCCAGTCAGCGCGTCAGTGAAACACAGTGGTACGACGGCACCGCCGATGCCGTCTACCAGAATCTCGACATCATCGAGTCGTATCATCCCGAGTACATGGTCATCCTGGCGGGAGACCACGTGTACAAGATGGACTATGAACTCATGCTGCAGCAGCACGTCAACGAGGACGCCGACGTCACGGTGGGTGTCCTGGAAGTGCCGCGCAAGGAAGCCAGCGGCTTTGGCGTGATGCAGGTGGACGCCCACGACCGCATCGTGCACTTCCTCGAGAAGCCGGCGGACCCGCCGGGCATTCCCGGCGCCCCGCAGCTTTCGCTGGCCAGCATGGGCATCTATGTGTTTCGCACCAGGTTCCTTTTCGATCTGCTGAAACGCGATGCCGCCGATCCGCATTCATCACGAGACTTCGGCAAGGATCTCATTCCCTATGTGGTGCGACACGGCAAGGCGGTGGCGCATCGCTTCCGGGATTCCTGCGTGAAGGCAGACACCGAAGGAGAGGCCTACTGGCGGGACGTCGGGACGGTTGATGCGTACTGGGAAGCCAACATCGATCTGACCTCCGTCGTCCCCGCTCTGGACCTCTACGACCACGAGTGGCCGATCTGGACCTATGCCGAGATCACTCCACCCGCCAAGTTCGTGCACAATGAGGAAGGCCGGCGCGGGCAGGCTCTCAGCTCGCTGGTGTCCGGTGGCTGCATCATCTCCGGTTCGTCGCTGAACCGTTCCCTCTTGTTCACCGGGGTCCGGGTGCATTCGTATTCGCAGCTCGAGGGGGCGGTTCTGCAGCCGTACGTGGAAGTGGGGCGTGGCGCCCAACTGCGTAACGTGGTGGTCGATCGTGGGGTACTCATACCACCGGGCCTGGTGGTGGGTGAGGATCCGGAATCGGATGCCATCCGGTTCCGGCGAAGTCCCAAGGGTACGGTGCTCATTACGCAGTCCATGATCGACCGCTTGCTGGAGTCACCGTGA
- a CDS encoding serine hydrolase, translated as MSASLFSAETLSAQAGSARLRAQLDSLSNSHRGVVGYHIRNLETGETLTRRADETFPTASLIKVPVLVALFDLAEQGQLSLDDPVVLTNLDKVGGAGELQYLRTPLTLRLWDVAWLMTTLSDNTATNLILDRIKIRRVWQKMEALGLPHTKVHSGSMTRIASVAPDSSAKYGLGVTTPGEMAQLFALLAEGKAVSPKADSTMLEILRHNGDDTKLLRFNYGVRAAHKTGDVDAARTDCGVLWLPARVVACVMTKENADTRYWAESEGNAVIAHIGRAIREAWGAAPR; from the coding sequence GTGAGCGCATCGCTTTTCAGCGCCGAGACACTCAGTGCTCAAGCGGGTTCTGCGCGTCTGCGTGCGCAGCTCGACAGCCTGTCCAACTCACATCGTGGTGTGGTGGGCTACCACATTCGCAACCTCGAGACGGGCGAGACGCTCACGCGCCGCGCCGACGAGACCTTCCCCACCGCGTCGCTGATCAAGGTGCCGGTCCTGGTCGCGCTGTTCGACTTGGCTGAGCAGGGACAGCTTTCGCTCGATGATCCGGTGGTACTCACGAATCTCGACAAGGTGGGCGGGGCCGGTGAGCTGCAATATCTGCGCACGCCGCTCACGTTGCGCCTCTGGGATGTGGCCTGGCTGATGACGACCCTCAGCGACAACACGGCCACGAATCTCATTCTCGATCGCATCAAGATTCGCCGGGTCTGGCAGAAGATGGAGGCGCTGGGCCTGCCGCATACCAAGGTGCATTCGGGTTCGATGACCCGCATTGCCAGTGTGGCGCCCGACAGCTCAGCCAAGTACGGATTGGGCGTCACCACACCGGGGGAAATGGCGCAGCTCTTTGCGTTGCTGGCGGAAGGCAAGGCGGTGAGTCCGAAGGCCGACTCCACCATGCTGGAGATTCTGCGTCACAACGGCGACGACACCAAGCTGCTGCGCTTCAACTACGGCGTGCGGGCCGCGCACAAGACAGGTGACGTGGATGCCGCGCGCACGGACTGTGGCGTGCTGTGGCTCCCCGCACGCGTGGTGGCCTGTGTGATGACCAAGGAGAACGCCGACACGCGTTATTGGGCGGAAAGCGAGGGCAACGCCGTCATCGCGCACATTGGGCGGGCCATTCGCGAGGCGTGGGGGGCGGCGCCTCGCTGA
- a CDS encoding nitronate monooxygenase, with protein sequence MRPSNVLPAPLPRVIQGGMGIGVSNWRLANAVSRLGQLGVVSGTAIDTVFVRRLQDGDPGGHVRRALSHFPIPGVADELLRRYFRENGRDAGGPYHLLPMYKQAVSSARQRVTVAAAFVETWLAREGHEHGVGLNLLTKVQMPNLPTLYGAMLAGVTTVIMGAGIPREIPGALDALAEHAPATLRFDIEGAARDDAAVLRFDPAELWPDHALSTTPLHRPAFYPVVSAVSLAATLARKSTGRVDGFVVEGPTAGGHNAPPRGPLTLDERGQPIYGERDAVDLARMADLGLPFWVAGGAGTPDGLRAAEAAGAAGVQVGTLFAYCEESGLAPELRHAVCDGIREGTVSVHTDPRASPTGYPFKVVQLSTRDGQTPLSGTRERLCDLGYLREPVRLDDGRLVYRCAAEPVEAFVKKGGAVEATVGRQCLCNGLLADIGLGQRRGAEVEPPLVTSGDDLASVGHLARGGPYHAADVLRWLLRDELMA encoded by the coding sequence ATGCGTCCGTCGAATGTCCTCCCTGCACCGCTCCCTCGGGTCATCCAGGGTGGCATGGGCATTGGCGTCTCCAACTGGCGACTGGCCAACGCGGTCTCGCGGCTGGGCCAGCTGGGGGTCGTGTCGGGCACGGCCATTGACACGGTGTTCGTGCGGCGCCTTCAGGACGGCGACCCGGGGGGCCATGTGCGACGGGCGCTCTCACATTTCCCCATACCCGGTGTGGCCGACGAATTGTTGCGACGCTATTTCCGAGAGAACGGTCGCGACGCCGGGGGGCCCTATCACCTGCTGCCCATGTACAAGCAGGCCGTGAGCAGCGCACGACAGCGTGTCACCGTGGCCGCGGCGTTCGTGGAAACCTGGCTCGCCCGCGAGGGGCACGAACACGGCGTCGGTCTCAATCTGCTCACCAAGGTGCAGATGCCCAATCTGCCCACGCTCTACGGGGCCATGCTGGCCGGTGTCACCACGGTCATCATGGGGGCCGGGATTCCCCGCGAGATTCCCGGGGCCCTCGATGCGCTGGCCGAACACGCGCCGGCCACGCTGCGCTTTGACATTGAGGGGGCGGCGCGTGACGATGCCGCGGTACTGCGCTTCGATCCGGCAGAACTCTGGCCCGACCACGCGCTCTCCACGACTCCCCTGCATCGTCCCGCGTTCTATCCCGTGGTGTCCGCGGTGTCGCTGGCGGCCACCCTGGCGCGCAAGAGCACGGGTCGCGTGGACGGCTTCGTCGTGGAGGGCCCGACGGCCGGCGGCCACAACGCACCACCACGCGGCCCGCTCACGCTCGACGAGCGGGGGCAGCCGATCTATGGCGAACGGGATGCGGTGGATCTGGCGCGCATGGCTGATTTGGGCCTGCCCTTCTGGGTGGCCGGTGGCGCCGGTACACCGGATGGTCTGCGCGCCGCCGAAGCGGCAGGTGCAGCGGGTGTGCAGGTGGGCACACTGTTCGCCTACTGCGAAGAGTCCGGCCTCGCGCCCGAACTGCGCCACGCCGTTTGCGACGGCATTCGCGAAGGCACGGTGTCCGTGCACACCGACCCACGCGCGTCACCCACCGGTTATCCGTTCAAGGTCGTCCAGCTCAGCACGCGAGACGGCCAGACGCCACTGTCGGGGACCCGTGAACGACTCTGTGACCTGGGCTATCTGCGCGAACCCGTGCGCCTGGATGACGGACGATTGGTCTATCGCTGCGCCGCCGAGCCGGTCGAGGCCTTTGTGAAGAAGGGTGGCGCAGTGGAGGCAACAGTTGGACGACAGTGCCTCTGCAACGGGCTGCTGGCGGACATTGGCCTGGGCCAGCGACGGGGCGCCGAAGTGGAACCCCCACTGGTAACCAGCGGCGATGACCTCGCGTCTGTGGGACATCTGGCGCGTGGGGGCCCCTACCACGCTGCGGACGTACTGCGGTGGCTGTTGCGTGACGAGCTGATGGCATAG
- a CDS encoding GGDEF domain-containing protein: MLDLPDRPTHEVQHELEAWRRYALLGTPAPGSAQRPAVGRETGEHAAMEVGEAEAPASGGIRQRNWTGITQAFASHRRDERRYVDTALSDLRDALWTCVERSHHALLAEQQSSPVADEQVARVRSALDRLETGAVKSEIQQAMQHLEQVTRQRQHTQREAFGQLAARVEQLGSQLEEARRDSETDALTGLGNRLLFERQLTRLAALHALSGQPLSVVVIDLDFLKTLNDAHGHHVGDAALVTLANAMPRVFIGEGDVTCRLGGDEFGILLPGTTLALAQRLAERFRSQLAVLSWPFREQAGPLSASAGAAEWQAPELLADCLRRADAAMYAVKLARAPPAQPAV; the protein is encoded by the coding sequence GTGCTCGACCTGCCCGATCGTCCCACCCATGAGGTGCAGCACGAGCTCGAGGCCTGGCGTCGATATGCACTGCTTGGCACACCAGCGCCAGGCAGTGCGCAGCGGCCTGCCGTGGGACGCGAGACCGGCGAACATGCCGCCATGGAGGTCGGCGAGGCAGAAGCGCCCGCGTCCGGAGGCATCCGGCAGCGCAACTGGACCGGCATCACGCAAGCCTTTGCCTCACATCGCCGCGATGAGCGGCGCTACGTGGACACGGCTCTCAGCGATCTGCGCGATGCACTCTGGACCTGTGTGGAACGTTCGCATCATGCCCTGTTGGCGGAGCAGCAGTCTTCGCCCGTGGCCGATGAACAGGTGGCCCGTGTGCGATCGGCGCTCGACCGACTCGAAACGGGCGCGGTGAAGTCGGAGATTCAGCAAGCCATGCAGCATCTCGAGCAGGTGACGCGGCAACGCCAGCACACGCAGCGTGAGGCATTCGGGCAACTGGCGGCACGCGTGGAGCAACTGGGCTCGCAGCTCGAGGAAGCGCGGCGTGACAGCGAAACGGACGCACTCACCGGATTGGGCAACCGTTTGCTGTTCGAGCGTCAACTCACGCGACTCGCCGCACTGCACGCGTTGAGTGGCCAGCCATTGAGTGTGGTGGTCATCGATCTCGACTTCCTCAAGACCCTCAACGATGCGCACGGCCACCATGTGGGCGACGCCGCGCTCGTGACGCTGGCCAACGCCATGCCGCGGGTCTTCATCGGTGAAGGGGACGTGACCTGTCGTCTCGGCGGTGACGAGTTCGGCATCCTGCTGCCGGGAACCACGCTGGCGCTGGCGCAGCGTCTGGCAGAGCGCTTCCGCAGCCAGCTTGCGGTGTTGTCCTGGCCGTTCCGTGAGCAGGCCGGCCCCCTGTCGGCCAGCGCGGGCGCCGCCGAGTGGCAGGCGCCGGAGCTGCTGGCGGATTGCCTGCGCCGGGCCGATGCGGCCATGTACGCCGTCAAACTCGCGCGCGCGCCACCCGCGCAGCCAGCGGTCTGA
- a CDS encoding aminopeptidase P N-terminal domain-containing protein, whose protein sequence is MRALSLSVPAAALLTLLATGSSTLAAQQRPRTAVAAPSVSLDETAARRRALAERLENGVLIAFGGRALVHDFSTFYQLPSFRYLTELNEPDHALVMVVKDKVPQSTLFLTPLDARTAFYYGQRTDSASSMARTGMPARSFAALAGVLDSLAGSGQVFWHIPDVETTDFSRLDTLTRGQETVKALTRAHPALTIRNAMPHVLAVRARKSATELALIRKAVEISAEGHRAAMLTANPQHEYELRAALEYEFTRRGAERPAYGSIVGGGYNGTTLHYMKDSDPVKPGDLVVMDAGAEYRGYAADITRTIPVSGRFTAEQRALYQLVRDAQAAAERNSKPGLSIRAAADSSVAVRVKGLAALGLIESEDAQYDPPWRVDCTASPASCKQANLWTIHGITHGIGLAVHDPLQGDARRDGVFHEGDAFTIEPGIYVSTKALDVLPDTPRNRQFKAKVLAAVKRYENTGVRIEDDYIITDKGLERLSLVPREIDEIEALMARRRAIQP, encoded by the coding sequence ATGCGCGCCCTTTCTCTTTCCGTCCCCGCCGCCGCCCTGCTCACCCTGCTGGCGACTGGCAGCTCCACACTTGCGGCGCAACAGCGGCCGCGGACCGCGGTCGCCGCACCGTCGGTCTCACTCGACGAAACGGCGGCCCGACGCCGCGCACTCGCCGAGCGACTCGAGAACGGCGTGTTGATTGCCTTTGGTGGGCGCGCGCTGGTACACGATTTCAGCACCTTCTATCAACTGCCGTCGTTCCGCTACCTCACGGAGCTCAACGAGCCCGATCATGCCCTGGTCATGGTAGTGAAAGACAAGGTGCCGCAGAGCACGTTGTTCCTCACACCACTCGATGCTCGCACGGCGTTCTACTACGGTCAGCGCACCGACTCGGCCAGCAGCATGGCACGAACGGGTATGCCGGCGCGCAGCTTTGCCGCCCTGGCTGGCGTGTTGGACTCGCTCGCCGGCAGTGGTCAGGTGTTCTGGCACATCCCTGATGTCGAGACCACGGACTTTTCGCGACTCGACACACTCACGCGCGGCCAGGAAACGGTGAAGGCGCTTACCCGTGCCCATCCGGCCCTGACCATTCGCAATGCCATGCCGCACGTGCTGGCGGTGCGCGCGCGCAAGTCGGCCACGGAACTGGCACTCATTCGCAAGGCCGTGGAGATCAGTGCCGAGGGTCATCGCGCCGCCATGCTGACAGCCAATCCGCAGCATGAGTACGAACTGCGCGCGGCGCTGGAGTACGAGTTCACCCGGCGCGGCGCCGAACGGCCGGCCTATGGTTCCATTGTGGGCGGTGGCTACAACGGCACCACACTGCACTACATGAAAGACAGCGACCCGGTGAAGCCGGGCGATCTGGTGGTCATGGACGCGGGCGCCGAGTACCGGGGCTATGCGGCGGACATCACGCGGACGATCCCTGTGAGTGGCCGCTTCACGGCCGAGCAGCGTGCTCTGTATCAGTTGGTGCGCGATGCCCAGGCAGCGGCCGAGCGCAACAGCAAGCCCGGGCTCAGCATTCGTGCGGCCGCCGACTCGTCGGTCGCGGTACGTGTAAAGGGTCTTGCCGCACTGGGGCTCATCGAGAGCGAAGACGCGCAGTACGACCCGCCCTGGCGCGTGGACTGCACGGCCTCACCGGCGTCGTGCAAGCAGGCCAACCTGTGGACCATCCACGGCATCACGCATGGAATCGGGCTGGCCGTGCACGATCCGCTGCAGGGCGATGCGCGTCGCGATGGGGTGTTTCACGAGGGCGATGCCTTCACCATCGAACCTGGCATCTACGTGAGCACCAAGGCGCTCGATGTGTTGCCCGACACGCCCCGCAATCGGCAGTTCAAGGCCAAAGTGCTGGCGGCCGTCAAGCGCTACGAAAACACCGGCGTGCGCATCGAAGACGACTACATCATCACCGACAAGGGTCTTGAGCGCCTCTCACTCGTGCCGAGGGAGATCGACGAGATCGAGGCGCTCATGGCGCGCCGGCGGGCCATTCAACCCTGA